From one Candidatus Rhodoluna planktonica genomic stretch:
- a CDS encoding aldo/keto reductase, with product MNFQLEQNPQITLNDGNTIPQLGLGVYKVGQDIGVELVKTALDLGYRRIDTASIYDNEIEVGGGIRQSGIAREEIFVTTKIWNDRQGYHDALEAIDEGLARLNIGYVDMLLIHWPVPRQNKFVDTWRAFEETVATGRVRSIGVSNFHPQHIEQLVEHAQILPSINQVEMHPALQQTEVRVANEKYGIKTEAWSPLGRGMFSENPVITEIAKNHGKTAAQTVLRWHIQLGNLVIPKSSNPVRLAENIDVFDFSLSADEMEQIKTLDSGHRIGPNPETFG from the coding sequence ATGAATTTTCAACTAGAACAAAACCCACAAATCACACTCAACGACGGAAACACGATCCCTCAGTTGGGCCTAGGCGTCTATAAGGTTGGCCAAGACATCGGTGTCGAACTTGTAAAAACGGCTCTCGATCTCGGCTATCGCCGAATCGATACCGCCTCGATTTACGACAACGAAATCGAGGTTGGTGGCGGAATCAGGCAGTCTGGCATCGCTCGCGAGGAAATCTTCGTGACTACAAAAATTTGGAACGATCGCCAGGGTTACCACGATGCGCTAGAGGCCATTGATGAAGGATTGGCGCGTCTGAACATCGGCTACGTTGACATGCTGCTGATTCACTGGCCGGTCCCGCGCCAGAATAAATTCGTCGACACCTGGCGAGCATTTGAAGAAACTGTCGCAACCGGTCGGGTTAGATCGATCGGTGTCTCCAATTTTCATCCTCAGCACATTGAGCAACTGGTAGAACATGCCCAAATACTGCCCAGCATCAACCAGGTTGAAATGCATCCAGCTCTGCAACAGACTGAAGTTCGAGTGGCTAACGAAAAGTACGGAATCAAAACTGAGGCTTGGTCGCCTCTGGGCCGAGGCATGTTTTCCGAAAACCCTGTGATTACCGAGATCGCTAAAAACCACGGTAAAACTGCAGCCCAAACCGTGTTGCGTTGGCACATTCAGCTTGGAAATTTGGTTATTCCAAAATCTTCCAACCCAGTGCGTCTCGCCGAGAACATCGATGTTTTCGATTTTTCTCTTAGCGCGGATGAAATGGAACAAATCAAGACCCTAGATTCAGGTCACCGAATTGGACCAAATCCCGAAACGTTTGGCTAA
- a CDS encoding YciI family protein encodes MAIFAVTYFYTADADELALVRPSHRQWLSDQLDEGSLLASGPMVDTPSALLIWRATDLAELSKLLDEDPFDIAGFIGERTITEWNPVFGPWSN; translated from the coding sequence ATGGCTATCTTTGCCGTCACCTACTTCTACACCGCCGACGCGGATGAACTTGCGTTGGTCAGACCGTCTCATCGTCAATGGCTGAGCGATCAGCTTGACGAAGGCTCGCTGCTGGCAAGCGGGCCAATGGTTGACACCCCAAGTGCTTTGCTGATTTGGCGAGCCACAGATTTGGCCGAACTAAGCAAACTCTTGGATGAAGACCCATTCGACATCGCAGGTTTCATCGGCGAAAGAACAATCACCGAGTGGAATCCAGTATTCGGACCATGGAGTAACTAA
- a CDS encoding MFS transporter, whose protein sequence is MSSYSELLRQKGFGRIILSQLLARFPFGMMTIAFVLHIEQMHDSYAVAGLALGAETIGAAISGPLLARWMGPFGARRVILTGAITGAIAMLIIAIFWLPTVLVIFLSLIVGLTSPPIQSAARTIYPSLVSKKQLNSVYAMDATAQEIIWVIGPVTAALLASSFGSAAVVALMAVLQIFGSILFSANREVAQLKIPAPNARVGGILRNRLVLSNAIIGLLMVGSFSGVEVGAVAILDKGTAGLVLAAFSAGSLLGGIFLGNRAKTDWALTKFLAVILLGYSLFWFAPENPWWIGICMFVSGLGVAPAFGLLAALVAKRLKQADAAEAYGWINTGQLMGYSAGAALSGIAIDIISSTAALWVSIIFGAATVVAAALTTKSLNQKPKD, encoded by the coding sequence ATGTCTAGCTACTCAGAACTACTGCGTCAAAAAGGCTTCGGTCGCATAATTTTGTCGCAACTTTTAGCCAGGTTCCCGTTTGGCATGATGACTATCGCATTTGTTTTGCACATTGAACAGATGCACGATTCCTACGCGGTGGCAGGCCTAGCCCTAGGCGCTGAAACCATTGGTGCGGCAATTTCTGGTCCGCTATTGGCACGCTGGATGGGTCCGTTTGGCGCTCGGCGAGTAATCCTCACCGGCGCCATCACCGGAGCAATTGCGATGCTAATAATTGCGATTTTTTGGCTTCCAACTGTTTTAGTAATTTTTCTGTCGCTGATTGTTGGCCTCACCTCACCACCGATTCAGTCCGCAGCTCGAACGATCTATCCGAGTTTGGTTAGTAAGAAGCAGCTGAACAGCGTGTACGCGATGGATGCTACCGCCCAAGAAATTATCTGGGTGATTGGGCCGGTAACCGCCGCGCTGCTAGCTAGCAGTTTCGGAAGCGCTGCTGTAGTTGCACTAATGGCCGTTTTGCAAATTTTTGGTTCGATTCTCTTTTCGGCAAATCGTGAAGTTGCTCAGCTAAAAATTCCTGCACCAAATGCCCGAGTTGGCGGCATCCTGAGAAACAGACTGGTGCTTTCTAATGCGATTATCGGGCTGCTGATGGTTGGTTCGTTCTCTGGGGTTGAAGTTGGTGCCGTTGCAATTTTGGATAAGGGAACAGCAGGCCTGGTGCTTGCCGCGTTCTCCGCGGGTTCACTGCTAGGTGGAATATTTTTGGGCAACCGCGCAAAAACGGATTGGGCACTGACGAAGTTCCTCGCTGTCATTTTGCTGGGGTATTCATTGTTTTGGTTTGCCCCAGAAAACCCTTGGTGGATCGGCATCTGCATGTTTGTTTCGGGGCTCGGGGTTGCCCCGGCCTTTGGATTACTCGCGGCTTTGGTCGCAAAACGACTAAAGCAAGCCGATGCTGCCGAGGCCTATGGCTGGATAAACACCGGCCAGCTGATGGGGTATTCGGCTGGAGCAGCGCTTAGCGGAATTGCGATTGACATAATCTCCAGCACAGCCGCGCTTTGGGTCTCAATAATTTTTGGCGCCGCAACCGTAGTGGCAGCAGCGCTGACGACTAAGTCACTTAATCAAAAACCGAAGGATTAG
- a CDS encoding dolichyl-phosphate-mannose--protein mannosyltransferase: MIAALQNLLATAKGRKQFDLFAPLTVLLIAAILRLWNLGYPKKLVFDETYYVKDAWTLFKTGAERAWPADANPKFEAGQTEIFLNDPSFVVHPPLGKWIIGLGMWLFGPDQSFSWRISVAILGIASVALVIVATRILTNSGVWSVVAGTLMAIDGHAIVLSRTALLDGILTFFMLLAFWFLLLDRRIREQTGRFSRRYIFAAAIALGAGLATKWSAAYFILVFVIYLVADEVLRARANESAKWQRRSLTEILKMASLAVPAIALTYISSWLGWLLGDSGYDRDSSPNAFVALFNYHQAAYNFHVGLKTPHSYASNPLTWPLALRPTSFFYEGLAEGENGCEVVGGCSSAITALGNPLIWLGGTAAIIWLAYFAIKNLDRTATLISLGIIAGWVPWLFFMQRTVFQFYSIVFLPWTVMGIAYALQKRRSVAGNKKSFDIKLAAGLALAAGLSNFFLPIWWGTWIPFWFWQSHMWLPSWI, encoded by the coding sequence GTGATTGCTGCACTTCAAAATTTGCTTGCCACCGCCAAAGGTCGCAAACAATTTGACCTATTTGCGCCGCTGACGGTGCTCTTGATAGCGGCAATTCTTCGCTTGTGGAACCTGGGCTACCCAAAAAAGCTGGTCTTTGACGAAACCTATTACGTCAAGGATGCCTGGACTCTTTTCAAAACTGGGGCAGAGCGCGCTTGGCCAGCCGATGCGAATCCGAAATTTGAAGCAGGGCAGACCGAAATCTTTTTGAACGACCCGAGTTTTGTCGTTCATCCACCATTAGGCAAATGGATCATCGGGCTCGGGATGTGGCTTTTTGGCCCAGACCAATCTTTTTCCTGGCGAATTTCGGTTGCGATTTTAGGAATTGCCTCCGTTGCTCTCGTAATCGTAGCGACCCGCATTCTCACCAATTCAGGAGTTTGGTCAGTTGTAGCCGGCACACTCATGGCGATTGACGGACATGCCATAGTCCTTTCGAGAACAGCCTTGCTCGACGGAATTCTTACCTTTTTTATGCTTCTTGCATTTTGGTTTTTGTTACTCGATCGCAGAATTCGGGAGCAAACGGGCCGATTTTCCCGCAGGTATATTTTTGCTGCAGCAATTGCGCTCGGGGCGGGTCTCGCAACTAAGTGGTCGGCCGCTTACTTCATCCTTGTTTTTGTAATTTACCTAGTGGCAGATGAGGTGCTTCGTGCCCGGGCAAACGAATCAGCAAAGTGGCAGCGTCGATCACTGACCGAAATTCTGAAGATGGCTAGCTTGGCCGTGCCGGCAATTGCTTTGACCTACATCTCAAGCTGGCTGGGCTGGCTGCTCGGCGACAGCGGCTACGACCGCGATTCCAGCCCCAATGCTTTTGTCGCCTTATTCAACTACCATCAGGCCGCCTACAACTTTCACGTTGGACTCAAGACCCCACACAGTTACGCCTCTAACCCGCTAACTTGGCCGCTAGCGCTTCGGCCAACCAGTTTTTTCTACGAAGGTCTAGCCGAAGGTGAAAATGGCTGCGAGGTGGTTGGTGGTTGCTCTAGCGCAATAACCGCGCTTGGCAACCCGCTGATTTGGCTCGGCGGAACAGCGGCGATTATTTGGCTCGCATATTTCGCAATCAAAAATCTTGATCGGACCGCAACTCTGATTTCACTGGGCATAATTGCCGGCTGGGTGCCTTGGCTTTTCTTCATGCAGCGCACGGTTTTTCAGTTTTACTCAATCGTATTTTTACCCTGGACCGTCATGGGCATTGCCTATGCGCTTCAAAAGCGGCGATCCGTTGCCGGCAATAAAAAATCATTCGATATCAAGCTTGCCGCCGGTTTGGCACTCGCTGCCGGTCTCAGCAACTTCTTCCTACCAATTTGGTGGGGCACCTGGATTCCGTTCTGGTTTTGGCAGTCACACATGTGGCTTCCATCCTGGATCTAA
- the rsmI gene encoding 16S rRNA (cytidine(1402)-2'-O)-methyltransferase gives MLILAATPIGNLSDASPRLRELLAESKFIAAEDTRSLLQLANALGIQMQAKLFSLHEHNELHRNSALVELALDDDLVLVSDAGMPTVSDPGFVLVRSVAAAGGTVTVVPGPSAVISALAVSGLPTGRFTFEGFLPRKSGERQNVFAELLQERRTMIFFESPHRLLDALIDAVAVFGPDRLAAVSRELTKKFEETKRGSLAELADWARTEPKGEMVLIIGGAEEKTVNLDLLIEQVNQLVASGNRLKEAVIEIADANDFSKKLLYDAVLSARK, from the coding sequence GTGCTTATTCTCGCTGCGACCCCAATTGGAAACCTCTCGGATGCCTCGCCACGGCTTCGCGAGCTGTTAGCGGAGTCCAAATTTATCGCGGCTGAAGACACCCGCTCACTTTTGCAGTTAGCTAATGCGTTGGGTATCCAGATGCAGGCGAAACTCTTTAGCCTGCACGAGCACAATGAACTTCACCGAAATTCTGCTCTTGTCGAATTGGCATTGGACGATGATCTGGTTTTGGTCAGCGATGCGGGTATGCCGACCGTCAGTGATCCTGGTTTTGTGCTGGTTCGCTCGGTTGCGGCGGCCGGCGGCACGGTCACCGTAGTGCCGGGGCCTTCGGCAGTGATTAGCGCCTTAGCTGTTTCTGGTTTGCCAACTGGCAGGTTTACCTTCGAGGGGTTTTTACCAAGAAAATCAGGTGAGCGGCAAAATGTCTTCGCCGAATTGCTTCAGGAACGCCGAACGATGATCTTTTTCGAATCGCCGCACCGATTGCTGGATGCACTAATCGATGCGGTTGCTGTGTTTGGCCCTGATCGTTTGGCGGCCGTTTCTCGAGAACTCACCAAGAAATTTGAGGAAACAAAACGAGGCTCCCTGGCCGAGCTGGCCGACTGGGCCCGAACTGAACCCAAGGGCGAAATGGTTCTGATTATCGGGGGAGCAGAGGAAAAGACAGTAAATCTTGACCTACTTATCGAGCAAGTCAACCAGTTGGTCGCATCGGGCAACCGACTAAAAGAAGCGGTAATTGAAATTGCCGATGCCAACGACTTCAGCAAGAAACTGCTTTACGACGCTGTGCTTTCAGCACGCAAATAG
- the metG gene encoding methionine--tRNA ligase, protein MPSNPGKSFYVTTPIFYVNDAPHIGHAYTEVAADVLARWHRQRGENSFLLTGTDEHGEKILRTAAANQSTPKVWADKLVEEAWLPLLETIDIDNQDFIRTTEPRHERNVQKFLQHLYDTGFIYRGSYEGNYCVGCEEYKTEADLIDGQGDFAGISVCAIHSKPVEKLQETNYFFKLSEFTQPLLDFYEANPKFIQPESARNEVVAFVRRGLEDLSISRSKEKFDWGIDIPWDESHITYVWFDALLNYITAIGYGEESAELQQKFADLWPASVQVVGKDILRFHAVIWPAMLMAAGLSPANQVFGHGWLLVGGEKMSKSKLTGIAPNQITDTFGSDAFRYYFMKAIAFGQDGSFSWEDLSARYQAELANGFGNLASRVIAMVHRYFDGVVPEEFGLEAVDLHVAEVAKAAAQNADAAIEAVAIQDALNSIWTLVDELNNYITVQEPWVLAKSPENKERLATVLNTTLEGLRVLAVLLNPFIPKATAKLWAALGDSVGELATQQIQNAGNWGQLTTGVTLGQLEALFPRIEAESETK, encoded by the coding sequence ATGCCAAGCAACCCAGGAAAGTCGTTCTACGTTACGACGCCAATTTTTTATGTGAACGACGCTCCTCACATCGGGCACGCATACACCGAAGTTGCAGCAGATGTGCTGGCTCGCTGGCATCGCCAGCGCGGTGAAAATTCGTTCCTCCTGACCGGAACCGATGAGCACGGCGAGAAAATTCTGCGAACTGCCGCTGCCAACCAGTCGACGCCAAAAGTTTGGGCAGACAAGCTTGTCGAGGAGGCTTGGCTGCCACTTCTGGAGACTATCGACATCGATAATCAAGATTTCATTCGCACGACCGAACCAAGACACGAACGCAACGTTCAAAAGTTTTTACAGCATCTTTATGACACCGGTTTTATTTACCGCGGATCCTACGAAGGTAACTACTGCGTTGGTTGCGAAGAATACAAAACCGAAGCAGACCTAATTGATGGTCAGGGTGATTTTGCCGGAATCTCTGTTTGCGCTATCCACTCGAAGCCGGTTGAGAAACTTCAAGAAACCAATTACTTCTTCAAGTTGAGTGAGTTCACTCAACCGCTGCTTGATTTCTACGAAGCTAATCCCAAATTCATTCAGCCTGAATCGGCTCGAAACGAAGTGGTTGCCTTCGTGCGCCGAGGACTGGAAGATCTTTCGATTTCGCGATCTAAAGAGAAATTCGACTGGGGAATTGACATTCCCTGGGATGAGAGCCACATCACCTACGTTTGGTTCGATGCGCTACTCAACTACATAACCGCAATTGGCTACGGTGAAGAGTCGGCAGAACTGCAGCAGAAATTTGCTGATCTCTGGCCTGCCTCGGTTCAAGTTGTTGGTAAGGACATTCTTCGTTTTCACGCGGTAATTTGGCCTGCAATGCTTATGGCGGCAGGGCTCAGCCCAGCAAACCAGGTTTTCGGTCACGGCTGGCTTCTTGTCGGTGGCGAAAAAATGTCGAAATCAAAGCTCACCGGTATAGCACCAAATCAAATTACCGACACTTTTGGTTCAGATGCATTTCGCTACTACTTCATGAAGGCAATCGCCTTTGGCCAAGACGGTTCGTTTTCATGGGAAGATCTGTCGGCCCGTTATCAGGCTGAATTGGCGAATGGCTTCGGTAATTTGGCATCGCGCGTAATTGCAATGGTGCACCGATATTTTGACGGAGTTGTTCCTGAAGAATTCGGTCTGGAAGCCGTGGACTTGCATGTGGCTGAGGTGGCGAAGGCTGCTGCGCAAAATGCAGACGCAGCAATTGAAGCGGTAGCCATCCAAGATGCACTAAACAGCATCTGGACTCTAGTTGACGAATTGAACAACTACATCACGGTTCAGGAGCCGTGGGTGTTGGCTAAGAGCCCCGAAAATAAAGAGCGGTTGGCCACAGTTCTGAACACAACGCTTGAGGGCTTGAGGGTGCTCGCTGTTTTGCTCAATCCGTTTATTCCGAAGGCAACCGCCAAACTTTGGGCAGCGTTGGGTGATTCGGTCGGCGAGTTAGCAACTCAGCAAATTCAAAATGCTGGCAACTGGGGGCAGCTAACAACAGGTGTGACCCTGGGTCAGCTTGAAGCTTTGTTCCCACGCATTGAAGCTGAGTCAGAAACCAAGTAA
- a CDS encoding TatD family hydrolase, translated as MPSENFVRTKSAGEVDSPAKPATVKQSKFAYPDLPDALPVSLYDNHTHLEFQFFDDQEPLPVAEHLDKAASVGIKGVVQVGVTLESSKWSAQLAQSNARVLAAVALHPNEAPLYESIEKLDEAIAEIEQLAKLPRVRAIGETGLDFFRTEGEQSIKLQKHSFEEHIRIAKENSIALMIHDRDAHEEVVETLLRVGAPEKTVFHCYSGDVDLAQICNENGWYMSFAGNITIKRNQHLRDSLLAAKRELILIETDAPFLAPEPFRGRPNASYLVPVTARFMAEQLGTGLEDLCLQLAANTESVYGSW; from the coding sequence GTGCCGAGCGAAAACTTTGTGCGAACCAAGTCAGCCGGCGAGGTAGATTCACCAGCTAAACCCGCCACGGTAAAGCAATCGAAATTTGCCTATCCAGACCTGCCTGATGCGTTGCCGGTTTCGCTTTACGACAATCACACCCACCTTGAGTTTCAATTTTTTGATGACCAGGAGCCACTTCCTGTTGCCGAACACCTAGATAAAGCTGCGTCGGTCGGCATCAAGGGTGTTGTCCAGGTTGGGGTAACACTCGAATCATCAAAGTGGTCGGCCCAGCTGGCGCAGAGCAATGCTCGTGTCCTTGCTGCCGTTGCGCTGCACCCAAACGAGGCGCCGCTTTACGAGTCGATCGAGAAACTGGATGAAGCTATCGCCGAGATTGAACAGCTGGCAAAACTGCCCAGAGTTCGTGCAATCGGTGAGACCGGGTTGGACTTCTTCCGGACCGAGGGCGAGCAATCAATCAAGCTGCAGAAGCACAGTTTTGAAGAGCACATCCGCATTGCGAAAGAAAATTCCATTGCTTTGATGATTCACGATCGAGACGCCCACGAAGAAGTGGTTGAAACTTTGCTCAGGGTGGGTGCTCCAGAAAAAACTGTTTTCCACTGTTACTCGGGCGATGTGGACCTGGCGCAGATTTGTAATGAAAATGGCTGGTACATGTCTTTTGCCGGCAACATCACAATCAAACGCAATCAACACTTGCGCGATTCACTTTTGGCGGCCAAGCGAGAGCTGATTCTGATCGAAACGGATGCGCCATTTTTGGCCCCGGAGCCTTTTAGAGGCAGACCAAATGCCTCGTATTTGGTTCCAGTGACGGCAAGATTCATGGCTGAACAGTTGGGCACAGGTCTAGAAGACCTGTGTTTGCAGCTCGCGGCTAACACAGAGTCTGTTTACGGTAGTTGGTAG
- the rsmA gene encoding 16S rRNA (adenine(1518)-N(6)/adenine(1519)-N(6))-dimethyltransferase RsmA, whose translation MVDLLGGNDIRLLVERLGIVPTKKLGQNFVTDPNTIRRIVAAAKLDGDETVVEIGPGLGSLTLGLLESVKKVIAVEIDPKMAAELEDTVAARAPGTVFQLVRADAMKVTELPNAPDALVANLPYNISVPVLLHFLETFSSLEKGLVLVQAEVAHRLAATPGSKIYGIPSVKLAWYAESALAGNVGRNIFWPVPNVDSALVYFEKRQKPLGDEGLRLRTFEIADAAFSQRRKTLRQALSGWAGDAANAERLLQLAGVSPQARGEELSVHDFVRIAEVS comes from the coding sequence ATGGTCGATTTGTTGGGTGGCAACGATATTCGTTTGTTGGTTGAGCGCTTAGGAATTGTGCCGACCAAAAAACTTGGTCAAAACTTCGTCACCGACCCCAACACAATTCGACGAATTGTGGCTGCTGCAAAGCTTGATGGCGATGAAACCGTGGTCGAGATTGGCCCTGGCCTAGGCTCACTGACTTTGGGCTTGCTTGAATCGGTGAAGAAAGTAATTGCGGTCGAAATTGATCCGAAAATGGCTGCCGAATTGGAAGACACTGTTGCGGCCCGTGCTCCCGGTACAGTGTTTCAGCTGGTTCGAGCTGATGCCATGAAGGTCACCGAACTGCCCAATGCGCCAGATGCCCTAGTTGCTAACTTGCCCTACAACATTTCCGTGCCGGTATTGCTGCACTTTCTCGAGACTTTTTCGAGCCTCGAGAAAGGTTTGGTTTTAGTGCAGGCCGAAGTAGCGCATCGCCTAGCCGCTACCCCGGGATCCAAAATTTACGGAATTCCCTCGGTCAAGTTGGCCTGGTATGCCGAATCAGCACTAGCTGGCAATGTTGGTAGAAACATTTTTTGGCCGGTGCCCAACGTTGATTCTGCCCTTGTCTACTTTGAGAAACGACAAAAACCTCTGGGTGACGAGGGGCTTCGCCTCAGGACATTCGAGATTGCCGACGCCGCATTTTCACAACGCCGAAAAACTTTGCGCCAAGCACTTTCCGGATGGGCGGGAGATGCTGCCAACGCTGAGCGGTTGCTGCAACTTGCGGGGGTTTCACCGCAGGCCCGTGGCGAAGAACTGAGCGTTCACGATTTTGTGCGAATAGCTGAGGTTTCATAA
- a CDS encoding 4-(cytidine 5'-diphospho)-2-C-methyl-D-erythritol kinase, with amino-acid sequence MNKAVASAPAKVNLAFKVGPLADDGYHEVASAYLGLNLRDRVSVSIDTEWSVSVGGSLSEQQLSMVPLDESNLTIQAIKKLAGWANLDSFPPLRVDIEKHIPVAGGMAGGSADAAAALVAANELLGCRLTASQLQKFSVEIGSDVPFALRGGFALGTGRGENLSPLPLGQSVHLVFVIDEQGLSTKAVYQQLDSLRGSAQIEQPTLSQTFLAAAAGESAAELAANIVNELQPVAISLRPSLADTIRIGLEMQALNGFVSGSGPTVAFICADADSAVQLQQQFQRLGHTAVVATDSPTGARIEAS; translated from the coding sequence TTGAATAAAGCAGTTGCATCAGCACCGGCCAAGGTGAATTTAGCTTTCAAGGTTGGCCCTCTGGCTGATGATGGCTATCACGAAGTGGCTAGCGCATATTTGGGTTTGAATTTGCGTGACCGGGTTTCAGTTTCAATTGACACTGAGTGGAGCGTTTCAGTTGGTGGCTCTCTATCTGAGCAGCAATTGTCGATGGTGCCGCTTGATGAATCAAACCTGACCATCCAAGCCATCAAAAAATTAGCTGGCTGGGCAAATCTAGATTCATTTCCGCCGCTGCGAGTGGACATCGAAAAACACATCCCGGTAGCGGGCGGGATGGCCGGTGGGTCAGCGGATGCAGCAGCAGCGTTGGTCGCCGCCAATGAACTGCTTGGCTGCCGACTAACTGCTAGTCAACTGCAAAAATTTTCAGTCGAAATCGGCTCCGATGTTCCATTTGCTTTGCGCGGCGGCTTCGCTCTAGGCACCGGCCGTGGCGAAAACTTGAGCCCTCTGCCTCTCGGTCAATCGGTACATCTAGTTTTCGTGATTGACGAACAAGGTTTGTCAACCAAAGCGGTTTATCAGCAACTGGATAGCTTGCGTGGCAGCGCCCAAATCGAGCAACCAACGCTGAGCCAAACATTTTTGGCCGCTGCTGCTGGCGAGAGTGCGGCAGAACTAGCCGCCAACATCGTCAATGAGTTGCAGCCGGTGGCTATTTCGCTACGGCCAAGTTTGGCTGACACAATCCGGATCGGCCTCGAAATGCAGGCGCTCAACGGATTCGTCTCGGGATCAGGGCCAACCGTGGCCTTTATCTGCGCCGATGCTGATTCGGCTGTTCAACTGCAACAGCAGTTTCAGCGGTTGGGTCATACCGCTGTCGTGGCGACAGATTCTCCGACTGGCGCTCGAATCGAGGCCAGCTAG
- a CDS encoding ABC-F family ATP-binding cassette domain-containing protein → MAHLLGAEQISLEYPTKKVFSGITIGLNEGDRIGIVGRNGDGKSTLLKVLAKDLAVDSGRVTHRNGLSIGMLDQSDVLDQELTVGVAVVGNRPDHEWASDPKIRDVISGLLGDLDWSAKVGDLSGGQRRRVALAKLLAQELDVLFLDEPTNHLDVEGVAWLAGHLSKRWAANAGGLIVVTHDRWFLDAVCNLTWELHDGVIEPFEGGYAAYVLQRAERDRSAAASEARRQNLLRKELAWLRRGAPARTTKPKFRLDAAAELISDVPPLRDKVALSKLATARLGKDVVDIEDLSYEIENKNILRDVTWRLGPGDRVGLLGINGAGKTTMLRLIEGQLKPTSGKIKLGKTVKIATLSQEVRELDQFHGERIFNLIAREKSTFVIDKKEVSPGQLVEQLGFTQAQLQTPIEDLSGGQRRRLQFLRLLFGEPNVLILDEPTNDLDTDILTAMEDLLDSWPGTLIVVSHDRYLLERVTDDQFALMGDGSLRHLTGGVDQYLELRRHSLLTGAASNSKLAASSEDSKSSKQNSSLSGAELRDAEKNLSRIERALEKLATEEAKLHAEMAAHDQGDYQGLAIMAEKQSAFNEKREALEIEWLETSELLQ, encoded by the coding sequence GTGGCACATTTACTCGGCGCTGAGCAAATCTCACTGGAATATCCGACGAAAAAGGTATTTTCCGGCATCACAATTGGCCTCAATGAGGGTGACCGAATTGGAATTGTGGGTCGAAACGGTGATGGAAAGTCAACTCTGCTGAAAGTCTTGGCAAAAGATTTGGCAGTCGACAGCGGCCGAGTCACTCATCGAAATGGCCTATCTATCGGAATGCTCGATCAGAGTGACGTGCTAGATCAGGAACTGACGGTTGGGGTTGCCGTGGTAGGTAACCGACCAGATCACGAGTGGGCCTCTGATCCCAAAATTCGCGATGTGATTTCAGGTCTTTTAGGTGACCTTGACTGGAGTGCAAAAGTAGGTGACCTAAGTGGTGGTCAACGTCGCCGAGTCGCACTTGCCAAACTGCTAGCCCAAGAACTCGACGTGCTCTTCTTAGACGAGCCCACAAACCACTTGGATGTTGAGGGTGTCGCTTGGCTAGCCGGTCACCTAAGCAAGAGATGGGCTGCCAATGCCGGCGGGCTGATTGTGGTCACTCACGATCGGTGGTTTCTAGATGCTGTCTGCAATCTCACCTGGGAACTGCACGATGGCGTCATCGAACCTTTTGAGGGTGGTTATGCAGCCTATGTTTTGCAGCGCGCTGAAAGAGATCGAAGTGCCGCGGCCTCGGAGGCTAGACGTCAAAACTTGCTGCGCAAAGAATTGGCTTGGCTTCGACGTGGGGCACCGGCTCGAACCACAAAACCGAAATTTAGGTTAGATGCCGCAGCTGAGTTGATCAGCGATGTGCCTCCGCTGCGAGACAAGGTTGCGCTCTCGAAACTGGCCACTGCAAGACTCGGAAAAGACGTAGTCGACATCGAAGATTTGAGCTACGAAATCGAAAACAAAAACATTCTTCGGGATGTCACCTGGAGGCTTGGCCCCGGAGATCGGGTTGGCCTGCTGGGAATTAACGGAGCGGGTAAAACTACAATGCTGCGCCTGATCGAGGGTCAGCTCAAGCCAACCTCTGGAAAAATCAAGCTTGGCAAGACCGTAAAAATAGCTACCCTGAGCCAAGAAGTACGCGAACTTGACCAGTTTCACGGCGAGCGAATTTTTAATTTGATTGCTCGCGAAAAATCGACTTTTGTAATTGATAAAAAAGAGGTTTCGCCCGGTCAATTGGTCGAGCAACTCGGCTTTACTCAAGCGCAGTTGCAAACACCAATTGAGGATCTCAGCGGCGGTCAGCGGCGTCGACTGCAGTTTTTGAGATTGCTTTTTGGCGAGCCGAACGTTCTGATCTTGGATGAACCAACCAACGATTTAGACACCGACATTCTTACCGCGATGGAGGACCTACTCGACAGTTGGCCAGGGACTCTAATTGTGGTTAGCCACGATCGTTACCTGCTGGAAAGAGTGACCGACGATCAGTTTGCTCTAATGGGTGACGGCTCGCTCCGCCATTTGACCGGAGGAGTGGACCAATACCTCGAACTGCGTCGCCATTCGCTGTTGACCGGTGCAGCCAGCAACTCAAAATTGGCAGCCAGTTCCGAAGATTCCAAATCGAGCAAGCAAAACTCTTCGCTGAGTGGCGCCGAGCTTCGCGATGCCGAGAAGAATTTGAGTCGAATCGAGCGAGCCTTAGAAAAACTGGCTACTGAAGAGGCAAAGTTGCACGCTGAAATGGCTGCTCACGATCAGGGCGATTATCAAGGTCTTGCCATCATGGCTGAGAAACAGAGCGCTTTCAACGAAAAACGTGAGGCGCTCGAAATTGAGTGGCTTGAAACTTCAGAATTGCTGCAGTAG